A genomic segment from Methanoplanus limicola DSM 2279 encodes:
- a CDS encoding V-type ATPase subunit subunit G family protein, producing MPFHEIELIKKCEREALNLISEAKKEAEAALNDAEAGGREIIRAEAERAEEECRQLSAISHDETAREREEILKKAEKKAELFRKNSAERHESAVMYIVKTVTEGYNADSGRDEQAYTGHP from the coding sequence ATGCCGTTTCATGAGATCGAACTTATAAAAAAATGTGAAAGGGAAGCCCTGAATTTAATCAGTGAGGCAAAAAAGGAAGCTGAGGCGGCCCTTAATGATGCAGAGGCAGGAGGCAGGGAGATAATCAGAGCTGAAGCTGAGCGTGCAGAGGAAGAATGCCGTCAGCTTTCAGCTATCTCACATGATGAAACTGCCCGTGAAAGGGAAGAAATCCTAAAAAAAGCAGAAAAAAAAGCAGAACTGTTCCGGAAAAACAGTGCAGAGAGGCACGAAAGTGCAGTTATGTATATTGTAAAAACAGTCACGGAGGGATATAATGCTGACTCCGGCAGAGATGAGCAGGCTTACACTGGTCATCCATAA
- a CDS encoding alpha/beta fold hydrolase: MGKLFKVPESTVIDTDKGPVEYTVIGEGKPILAYHGGGGGYDMSVLIYGIFADAGFSVICPSRPGYLKTPLSSGKTFAEQAELSAALLDELGIDEVGVVGASAGGPPTYEFSKRYPERTKAFVVIDGVSRYYDQGEVSKLNEMLFLSDPGQRLQIWSLKVLPKAVIKKILEEESDLTPAELKERTEHIIDDPVKLDFIMKFYQTMYPYSDRKAGLWNDVEKLAAIDKIEGLDTITCPALVMHGNRDSDVVMAHAEYAVSHIPGAEFYLIKEGTHFGFWVSDYAEEAQQKAVGFFKDNL; encoded by the coding sequence ATGGGGAAATTATTCAAGGTTCCTGAAAGTACAGTTATTGATACAGACAAAGGTCCGGTTGAATACACAGTTATCGGAGAGGGAAAACCTATTCTGGCATATCACGGAGGCGGCGGAGGATATGATATGTCGGTGCTGATATATGGTATATTTGCTGATGCCGGATTTTCTGTTATATGTCCGTCCCGTCCGGGTTATCTTAAAACGCCTCTTTCCTCCGGAAAAACATTTGCTGAACAGGCAGAACTCTCTGCCGCACTGCTGGATGAACTTGGAATTGATGAAGTGGGCGTTGTCGGTGCATCTGCCGGAGGGCCGCCGACCTATGAGTTTTCCAAACGCTATCCTGAGCGGACAAAGGCCTTTGTTGTTATTGATGGTGTCAGCCGGTATTATGACCAGGGTGAGGTCAGCAAATTAAATGAAATGCTCTTCTTATCCGATCCGGGACAGAGGCTTCAGATATGGTCTTTGAAAGTGCTGCCTAAAGCGGTGATAAAAAAGATACTTGAGGAAGAGAGTGATTTAACTCCGGCAGAGCTTAAGGAACGGACTGAACATATCATTGATGACCCGGTGAAACTTGATTTCATTATGAAATTTTACCAGACGATGTATCCATACAGTGACAGAAAGGCAGGACTCTGGAATGATGTTGAGAAACTGGCGGCAATTGATAAGATTGAGGGCCTTGACACCATCACCTGTCCCGCACTGGTAATGCACGGTAACCGTGACAGTGACGTGGTGATGGCACATGCCGAATATGCGGTTTCACACATTCCCGGTGCTGAATTCTATCTCATAAAGGAAGGCACACATTTTGGATTCTGGGTCTCGGATTATGCTGAAGAGGCACAGCAGAAGGCTGTCGGTTTCTTTAAGGATAATCTGTAA
- a CDS encoding alpha/beta fold hydrolase, producing the protein MTSPEYDIPESKVIETEFGPVEYAIVGEGKPVLAFHGGGGGYDMAVLIYSMFSDAGFSLICPSRPGYLRTPLTSGKSIPAQVDLCAALLDELGLDEVGVVGASAGGPLAYEFAKRHPDKTKAIVVIDGISMKYEYQPIDKVSEKIFLSDKGQKFQFWLAGLMPKTVIKQIVALEGDLTHEELKERVKNIYDDPVKHDFINKFFRTLYPYSERKEGTWNDVETEAEIDKIEDLDTITCPALIMHANRDNDVVMAHAEYAVSEIPGAEFYLIKEGTHFGFWVSDYAEEAQKKAVDFFKDNL; encoded by the coding sequence ATGACCAGTCCTGAATACGACATTCCGGAGAGCAAAGTTATAGAGACAGAATTCGGCCCGGTAGAATACGCAATAGTCGGAGAAGGTAAGCCGGTCCTTGCGTTTCACGGCGGAGGTGGCGGCTATGATATGGCTGTTCTCATATATTCAATGTTCTCAGATGCCGGTTTTTCCCTGATCTGTCCGTCACGTCCCGGATACCTGAGAACTCCGCTAACGTCCGGAAAAAGCATTCCTGCACAGGTTGACCTCTGTGCAGCACTTCTTGATGAACTTGGGCTTGATGAAGTTGGTGTTGTAGGTGCATCTGCCGGAGGGCCGCTTGCATATGAGTTTGCAAAACGGCATCCTGATAAGACAAAGGCAATTGTTGTCATTGACGGCATCAGCATGAAATATGAGTACCAGCCGATTGACAAGGTCTCAGAGAAGATTTTCCTGAGCGATAAGGGGCAGAAATTTCAGTTCTGGCTTGCAGGTCTTATGCCAAAGACTGTCATTAAGCAGATTGTGGCTCTTGAAGGTGACCTGACCCATGAAGAACTAAAAGAGCGGGTGAAAAATATCTATGATGACCCGGTAAAGCACGACTTCATCAATAAATTCTTCCGGACATTATACCCGTACAGCGAGCGAAAAGAGGGGACGTGGAACGATGTGGAGACTGAGGCTGAAATTGATAAGATTGAAGACCTTGACACCATCACCTGCCCGGCGCTGATTATGCATGCGAACCGGGACAATGACGTGGTAATGGCACATGCCGAATATGCAGTGTCAGAAATTCCCGGTGCTGAATTTTATCTCATAAAGGAAGGCACACATTTTGGATTCTGGGTCTCGGATTATGCTGAAGAGGCACAGAAGAAGGCCGTGGACTTCTTTAAGGATAATCTTTAA
- a CDS encoding carboxymuconolactone decarboxylase family protein — MEPEKYQKGMKVLRTMGDPDGKMVAESLKTIEELAPGLSVSVVEFCYGDIYSRDGLDLKSREIASISALAVVGSKPQLMDHIFTGMVTGLTKREIQEILVQITVFAGFPAALNALQTAREAFELWDANAAGKQE; from the coding sequence ATGGAACCGGAAAAATACCAAAAAGGAATGAAAGTCCTCAGAACGATGGGAGATCCGGACGGAAAAATGGTCGCTGAAAGCTTAAAAACTATAGAAGAACTGGCCCCGGGGCTTTCAGTTTCGGTTGTCGAGTTCTGCTATGGTGATATCTATTCAAGAGATGGACTTGACCTGAAATCCCGTGAAATCGCTTCAATTTCCGCACTGGCGGTTGTCGGGAGCAAACCTCAGCTTATGGATCACATCTTTACAGGGATGGTGACCGGGCTTACAAAGAGAGAGATACAGGAAATTTTAGTGCAGATAACGGTCTTTGCCGGATTTCCGGCTGCACTTAATGCCCTTCAGACTGCCCGTGAGGCATTTGAGTTATGGGACGCCAATGCTGCCGGGAAGCAGGAATAA
- a CDS encoding HEAT repeat domain-containing protein, which produces MEGSLAGEIIYEIINYSKKGIIHNYKGLNIHIQRVFRERPENLSLISKELTDRAVRELISSGVLYKTKKESFCITQKGNEYAKNSTKSDIIEEYSNFSLTGALKPVPEFPEASADNPVEALNIPDKNNFSGSKPYSDIINRFSTFKVAEPASGPEIYGSKNKNTYYEIISRFNTEDKPEAVAAKEDCIGEVYLIGSSEEIRNITDKEEESGYIPVKSCAEGRTDTDKNSEERAGSEISGSTVPVKENSEEEISGTSEEETGTETENYTAGRPEAAPAGTKESKSPGKNHFSDSEAYRDIINRFCPAKEAGQAPETKTEMERKRETKRKTEAEPAPEKETEAGTETEKFLFGNFSPKRDTINGFKPGTGDEAAALEVNHAVEDLTGEASAGDNQEGDDLKIVLSGGSLDTDELLLKLNSEDEEILKRSLAMLGEKGDASVAPEIEKFLNNKSYEIFEAAFEALTKIRNENRQ; this is translated from the coding sequence ATGGAAGGGTCTTTAGCCGGGGAGATAATATATGAGATAATCAATTACTCAAAAAAAGGGATTATTCATAATTATAAAGGGCTTAATATTCATATTCAGAGAGTTTTCAGAGAGAGGCCGGAAAATCTTTCATTGATATCCAAAGAACTGACTGACAGAGCAGTCCGGGAGCTAATCAGCAGCGGAGTACTGTATAAGACAAAAAAGGAGAGCTTCTGCATAACACAGAAAGGAAATGAATATGCAAAAAACAGTACAAAATCAGATATTATTGAAGAATACAGTAATTTTTCACTTACAGGTGCATTAAAACCAGTACCTGAATTTCCTGAAGCATCCGCCGATAATCCGGTAGAGGCGCTGAATATTCCGGATAAGAACAATTTTTCAGGTTCAAAACCCTACTCTGACATAATTAACAGATTCAGTACGTTTAAAGTGGCAGAACCTGCTTCAGGGCCGGAGATATACGGTTCTAAAAATAAGAACACCTATTATGAGATTATAAGCAGATTTAACACGGAGGATAAGCCCGAAGCAGTAGCTGCAAAAGAAGACTGCATCGGTGAGGTTTATCTCATCGGCAGTTCTGAAGAGATACGAAATATCACGGATAAGGAGGAAGAATCCGGATATATTCCGGTAAAAAGCTGTGCAGAGGGGAGAACAGATACTGATAAGAATTCTGAGGAGAGGGCAGGCTCAGAGATTTCGGGGAGTACCGTACCGGTAAAAGAGAACTCAGAAGAAGAGATTTCCGGGACATCTGAAGAGGAAACAGGAACAGAGACAGAAAATTACACTGCGGGCAGGCCGGAGGCAGCGCCGGCAGGGACAAAAGAGTCTAAATCTCCGGGTAAGAACCATTTTTCAGATTCAGAAGCATACCGGGATATAATTAACCGGTTCTGTCCGGCAAAGGAGGCAGGACAGGCTCCGGAGACGAAGACAGAGATGGAGAGAAAGAGGGAGACGAAGAGGAAGACAGAGGCAGAGCCGGCTCCGGAGAAGGAGACAGAGGCAGGGACAGAGACAGAAAAATTTCTTTTCGGAAATTTCAGCCCAAAAAGAGATACAATTAACGGTTTTAAACCGGGAACTGGTGACGAAGCTGCTGCTTTGGAGGTGAACCATGCCGTTGAGGATTTAACCGGTGAGGCATCAGCCGGGGATAATCAGGAGGGAGATGACCTGAAGATAGTATTGTCAGGCGGAAGTTTGGATACTGACGAGCTGTTATTAAAACTGAACTCCGAAGACGAGGAGATTTTAAAGAGAAGCCTGGCCATGCTTGGTGAGAAAGGGGACGCTTCAGTTGCCCCGGAGATTGAAAAATTCCTCAATAATAAGAGCTATGAAATATTTGAAGCAGCATTTGAGGCACTCACAAAGATCAGGAATGAAAACCGGCAGTAA
- a CDS encoding DEAD/DEAH box helicase has product MTSSLRNFQDEKKLLKRTWNAFFLRYGRMTEIQSITVPVVLKGRNAIIISGTATGKTEAIIAPLCERILRKRLTGLSVLYITPTRALANDLKERLSDTLAQLEITIQIKTGDSPYINWGKLPDIIITTPESLDSMICRHPDALASLKALIIDEVHVIDGTYRGDQLRILIARLKELSGDFSTYAVSATVDCPLAVAGRYMINPEVITTGKDREIISDYCSSVPELCLRIKDEKLKKVLVFCNSRRKTEYIAGEFRKFLNREVFVHHGSLKKSVRNETENCLRNLKEAVCISTSTLETGIDVGDIDAVILADPPKDSFTLVQRIGRSGRRSGKIRMFMLADRMNRQKFEEVVCDYENGSVRFPDYRRDDSVMVQQIFSVLFSNPKGLNREYFYDLFRDFCDSRKTVDLIIDHLTDTGCLNTNGFGLFLSEDMMNLGDSGKIHSNIPDSAGMIVIDVRTEREVGEIYISADNLSVSGNFILAGKIWEIVRTEKFRIFAKAVKKGYGEAGFPLIVNYGSFRKFLPEFLRE; this is encoded by the coding sequence ATGACTTCTTCACTTAGAAATTTCCAGGACGAAAAAAAGCTTCTTAAAAGGACCTGGAATGCCTTTTTTCTTCGCTATGGCCGAATGACTGAAATCCAGTCGATTACAGTCCCGGTTGTTCTGAAAGGCAGAAATGCCATTATTATATCCGGAACTGCAACCGGAAAGACCGAGGCTATAATTGCCCCTCTCTGTGAGAGAATTCTAAGGAAAAGACTGACCGGTCTGTCAGTATTATATATTACCCCGACAAGGGCACTGGCAAACGACCTGAAAGAGAGGCTCAGCGACACACTGGCACAGCTTGAGATTACAATTCAGATTAAGACCGGAGACAGCCCTTATATCAACTGGGGCAAACTTCCGGATATAATTATTACAACCCCTGAATCACTCGATTCTATGATCTGCCGCCATCCGGATGCTCTGGCTTCCCTAAAAGCTCTTATAATTGACGAAGTCCATGTCATTGACGGTACATACAGGGGTGACCAGTTAAGAATTCTTATTGCAAGATTAAAAGAGCTTTCCGGAGATTTCAGCACCTATGCGGTTTCGGCAACTGTTGATTGCCCGCTGGCAGTTGCAGGGAGGTATATGATAAATCCGGAGGTGATTACAACCGGGAAAGATCGGGAGATAATCTCTGACTACTGTTCTTCCGTTCCGGAATTATGCCTCAGAATAAAAGATGAGAAGCTTAAAAAAGTTTTAGTCTTCTGCAACAGCCGCAGAAAAACCGAATATATTGCCGGTGAGTTCAGAAAATTCCTGAATAGAGAGGTATTCGTTCATCATGGCTCACTTAAAAAATCCGTCAGGAATGAGACCGAAAACTGCCTGCGTAATCTGAAAGAGGCTGTATGTATATCCACAAGCACACTTGAGACCGGCATTGATGTCGGAGATATTGACGCTGTTATCCTTGCAGATCCCCCCAAAGATTCCTTTACGCTTGTTCAGAGAATCGGCCGCTCTGGCAGAAGATCCGGAAAAATCCGGATGTTTATGCTGGCTGACCGGATGAACAGGCAAAAGTTTGAGGAGGTTGTCTGTGATTATGAAAACGGGTCTGTAAGATTCCCGGATTACAGAAGAGATGACTCAGTAATGGTTCAGCAGATATTCTCAGTCCTGTTCTCAAACCCAAAGGGGCTTAACAGGGAGTATTTCTATGACCTGTTTCGCGATTTCTGTGACAGCAGAAAGACCGTTGATCTTATTATAGACCATCTCACAGATACCGGTTGTCTTAATACAAACGGTTTTGGACTCTTTTTATCCGAAGATATGATGAACCTTGGAGATTCCGGCAAAATTCATTCCAACATTCCGGACTCTGCCGGAATGATTGTTATTGATGTCAGGACCGAAAGGGAAGTCGGTGAGATATATATCTCAGCTGACAATCTGTCAGTATCCGGAAATTTCATCCTTGCCGGAAAAATATGGGAGATAGTAAGGACTGAGAAATTCAGAATCTTTGCAAAGGCGGTAAAAAAAGGCTATGGTGAGGCGGGCTTTCCTCTTATTGTAAATTACGGTTCATTCCGGAAGTTTCTGCCGGAATTTCTTCGTGAATGA
- a CDS encoding BREX system ATP-binding domain-containing protein, whose product MCPEGNTGTERTEGAGQQLTRGGHITEEPVEHFRHGKGIIIGERYGGVQKLVRFTDENEIWIYDSQLKFLNTLPDESNSRESNSRESNSRESNSRESNSRESDSRDGNPVSKVRDILPDNKNIEKEIEKEKETEKEKEIEKEKETEKEKETEKEKETEKEKEIEKEKEIEKEKEIEKEGGRGEDKNEKTLNSAVIVSGKNPREDSSPADCQEFSERQFYREVIEALRLGGVPQEKIFDFTCGRDKELKQITDWLKDSSGSIAIEGEYGAGKSHLISFTAEKALLNNLAVAKVEIDPRENAFNRPRNIYAGITESFTYHCNGETKYFDDLLAYILINGKNPDYRILYDNEFIRGFLRYCELYGYDESIRDWMRGKQESLPGTANILPKMMDTQVSANIYSYLISTLGWICKNLLNLDGLLILFDEAEGIDPAYYSVYQYRQSENMIGGLIKMSNSEPVLRTEKIHSYTGTETGLRYCGQNRQQYPYIWMDKSHVKLLFSFVPGMIDSLSDESPLTKEVRNLRVIEIIDLDRYEMAKLLKKIVDAYEKAYSFKTKYNPNQKLPTEKTRIFVKSTVEALDLLRFHPEKDPEEFLKRYDFFT is encoded by the coding sequence ATTTGTCCAGAGGGCAATACAGGAACTGAACGCACTGAAGGTGCGGGGCAGCAATTAACCCGGGGTGGTCATATCACGGAAGAACCGGTTGAGCACTTCAGGCACGGAAAAGGCATAATTATCGGTGAAAGGTACGGTGGAGTTCAGAAACTTGTAAGGTTTACGGATGAAAATGAAATCTGGATCTATGATTCACAGCTCAAATTCCTGAATACTCTCCCGGACGAAAGTAACAGCAGAGAAAGTAACAGCAGGGAAAGTAACAGCAGAGAAAGTAACAGCAGAGAGAGTAACAGCAGAGAAAGTGACAGCAGAGATGGTAATCCCGTTTCCAAAGTCCGGGACATTCTTCCGGATAACAAAAACATAGAGAAGGAGATAGAGAAAGAGAAGGAGACAGAGAAAGAGAAGGAGATAGAGAAAGAGAAGGAGACAGAGAAAGAGAAGGAGACAGAGAAAGAGAAGGAGACAGAGAAAGAGAAGGAGATAGAGAAAGAGAAGGAGATAGAGAAAGAGAAGGAGATAGAGAAAGAGGGTGGCAGAGGTGAAGATAAGAATGAAAAGACTCTGAATTCTGCGGTTATAGTTTCCGGAAAAAATCCGCGTGAGGATTCATCCCCGGCTGACTGCCAGGAGTTCTCCGAAAGGCAGTTTTACAGAGAAGTCATTGAAGCCCTGAGGCTTGGCGGAGTGCCTCAGGAGAAGATATTCGACTTCACCTGCGGAAGGGATAAAGAGCTTAAACAGATTACAGACTGGCTGAAAGACAGCAGTGGAAGTATTGCCATTGAAGGTGAATACGGAGCCGGAAAAAGCCATCTTATCAGTTTCACGGCAGAAAAAGCTCTCTTAAATAATCTGGCAGTTGCCAAAGTGGAGATAGACCCGCGTGAAAATGCTTTTAACCGTCCAAGAAACATATATGCCGGAATTACAGAGTCATTTACATATCACTGCAATGGAGAAACAAAATATTTTGATGACCTTCTTGCCTATATCCTTATCAACGGTAAAAATCCGGATTACAGAATCCTTTATGACAATGAATTTATCAGAGGATTTCTCCGGTACTGTGAACTCTATGGGTATGACGAATCCATAAGAGACTGGATGAGAGGTAAGCAGGAATCTCTGCCCGGAACAGCTAATATTCTCCCTAAAATGATGGATACGCAGGTCTCAGCCAATATATATTCATATCTCATCAGCACCCTGGGCTGGATCTGCAAAAATCTCTTAAATCTTGATGGCCTGCTCATATTATTTGACGAAGCTGAAGGAATTGATCCTGCCTATTATTCTGTATACCAGTACCGGCAGTCAGAGAATATGATCGGCGGACTTATAAAAATGTCAAATTCTGAGCCGGTATTAAGAACCGAAAAAATACACAGCTATACCGGAACAGAGACCGGACTTAGATATTGCGGACAGAACAGGCAGCAGTATCCTTATATCTGGATGGATAAATCCCATGTGAAACTATTGTTCTCTTTTGTCCCCGGAATGATCGATTCGCTGAGTGATGAGTCCCCCCTGACAAAGGAAGTGAGAAACCTCAGGGTCATAGAAATCATCGACCTTGACAGATATGAGATGGCAAAACTCCTCAAAAAAATTGTTGATGCCTATGAGAAAGCTTATAGCTTCAAAACAAAATATAATCCCAATCAGAAACTGCCCACCGAAAAGACAAGAATTTTTGTGAAATCCACAGTTGAAGCCCTTGACCTTCTGAGGTTTCACCCGGAAAAAGATCCGGAGGAGTTCCTGAAGCGGTATGACTTCTTCACTTAG
- a CDS encoding BREX system ATP-binding domain-containing protein, translating into MTIIPDYEEKKEPDVLLAKRIIHDVGSTGQPPFYGYQYFTSGIDRYINTIDEEYLRDYINCGGSSFKLVIGTYGGGKTHFLYSVQGRGWLNNYVTSYVELSADSTPFHKLETVYRAIAENLIYPQKYEKLLSGYERGIESLIRYWYLRKKAEIEEEEPDEDNSRDYLISYISEIGPYPSTSFQNAIKHAFLALTDEDYDKFSLIIQYLKGENLSKTVLKEYRIFEKIDRSNAFKMIRSLISWIKEIEFKGLIVLMDEAEQTPSMTTKQRETLLNNLRELIDACSKGTIGGSMIFYAVPDENFLEGRTAVYEALNQRLQTVFDGEINPSGVKIDLERSELEPEELLREIGLKLSKIYETAYGITFDKKTIEQIMADTAKAAYDQRFGEIGYKREFVQRAIQELNALKVRGSN; encoded by the coding sequence ATGACCATTATCCCCGATTACGAAGAAAAAAAAGAACCTGATGTCCTCCTCGCAAAAAGGATCATTCATGACGTCGGAAGCACGGGACAGCCACCTTTCTATGGCTACCAGTATTTTACATCCGGAATTGACAGGTACATAAATACAATAGATGAAGAATACCTCCGTGACTATATTAATTGTGGAGGAAGTTCATTTAAGCTCGTAATCGGTACATATGGCGGCGGGAAAACCCATTTCCTGTACTCAGTGCAGGGCAGGGGATGGCTTAACAATTATGTCACATCATATGTTGAACTGAGTGCAGACTCAACCCCATTTCATAAACTTGAGACTGTTTACAGGGCAATAGCTGAAAATCTTATCTATCCTCAGAAGTATGAAAAATTACTGTCAGGATATGAGAGAGGAATTGAATCCTTAATCAGATACTGGTATCTCCGTAAGAAGGCTGAAATTGAGGAGGAGGAACCTGATGAAGATAACTCCCGTGATTATCTCATCAGCTATATCTCAGAGATTGGCCCTTATCCAAGCACAAGTTTTCAGAATGCAATAAAACATGCCTTCCTTGCCCTTACGGATGAAGACTATGATAAATTCAGCCTCATCATTCAGTACCTGAAAGGTGAAAATCTCTCAAAAACTGTTCTGAAGGAATATCGGATATTTGAGAAAATTGACCGTTCAAACGCCTTTAAAATGATAAGGTCCCTTATATCGTGGATAAAAGAGATTGAGTTTAAAGGCTTAATCGTGTTGATGGATGAAGCAGAGCAGACCCCCAGCATGACCACAAAGCAGAGAGAGACCCTTCTGAATAATTTAAGAGAGCTTATTGATGCATGCAGCAAAGGCACAATAGGCGGCTCAATGATCTTTTATGCAGTTCCGGATGAAAACTTCCTTGAAGGCAGAACTGCCGTATATGAGGCATTAAACCAGAGGCTGCAGACAGTATTCGACGGTGAGATTAATCCTTCCGGAGTTAAAATCGACCTTGAGAGATCAGAGCTTGAACCTGAAGAACTTCTAAGAGAGATCGGACTCAAACTGTCAAAAATCTATGAAACAGCTTATGGTATAACATTTGATAAGAAAACCATAGAGCAGATAATGGCGGATACTGCAAAAGCGGCATATGATCAGAGATTTGGTGAGATCGGTTATAAAAGAGAATTTGTCCAGAGGGCAATACAGGAACTGAACGCACTGAAGGTGCGGGGCAGCAATTAA
- a CDS encoding VOC family protein translates to MDSKRLFSYSSTVLFVKDVEVSKKFYTGIMGEEIELDLGLNVGFKGGLAIWDGYYAEGVVFGTDNSGVDVAGSGGDAAPGDGGESGSGEDGSAKKPFSSERTLELYYETDDMTGSFEKLKDAGVEFVHEVIEQPWKQLTVRFLDPDGHIIEVGERMDVCVKRLFREGKSAEKIAEETTMPAEIVKFMLDN, encoded by the coding sequence ATGGATTCCAAAAGACTCTTTTCATACAGTTCGACTGTTCTTTTTGTTAAGGACGTTGAGGTCTCAAAGAAATTTTACACCGGAATTATGGGTGAGGAGATTGAGCTTGATCTTGGTCTGAATGTCGGGTTTAAAGGCGGTCTTGCGATATGGGACGGCTATTACGCAGAGGGGGTTGTATTTGGCACTGATAATTCCGGAGTGGATGTAGCCGGGAGCGGCGGTGATGCAGCGCCGGGTGATGGAGGGGAGTCAGGGAGCGGAGAAGATGGTTCTGCAAAAAAGCCCTTTTCATCGGAGAGGACGCTTGAACTGTACTATGAAACGGATGATATGACCGGTTCTTTTGAGAAGCTTAAAGATGCCGGGGTTGAATTTGTGCATGAGGTTATCGAGCAGCCCTGGAAGCAGCTTACTGTTAGATTTCTTGACCCTGACGGGCATATAATTGAGGTTGGCGAGAGGATGGATGTCTGTGTGAAGCGGCTTTTCCGGGAGGGGAAATCCGCTGAAAAAATTGCAGAGGAAACTACCATGCCGGCTGAGATTGTTAAGTTTATGCTTGACAATTAA